From Butyricimonas paravirosa, one genomic window encodes:
- the atpB gene encoding F0F1 ATP synthase subunit A has protein sequence MKNDLKYILLTFILLIGTLTAGAVGLAATGVSGEESQQVEDELAVRVDSVMQQEEREDKAFDPKRTIFEHLGDEYGWTIIGKVTIPLPVIVRDNGGEWYFFSSSRLADGKTYKGFHIAGEGAYEGKIVGVDATGNEYRPYDFSITKNAFSVMISGLITMLIVFSLVRFYKRKKFKAPRKGMGGLEMIVEMLYKEVIVSVLGKESKRYAPYLLTLFFFIFVSNMMGLIAVFPGGANVMGNMSITLVLALCTFVVINVSGTKEYWKEIFWPDVPMGLKCPVPLLPVIEIFGVFTKPVALMIRLFANMLGGHLIVLVLISLIFLFSVMGQVVLGVTAVFSVLFAVFMNLIHVLIGFIQAYVFMLLSTIFIGLARVRKVKS, from the coding sequence ATGAAGAATGATTTGAAATATATATTGTTGACATTTATTCTATTGATCGGAACACTGACTGCGGGTGCGGTTGGACTGGCCGCAACGGGTGTTAGCGGAGAAGAATCGCAACAGGTCGAGGACGAGCTTGCCGTGCGGGTGGATTCCGTGATGCAGCAGGAGGAACGGGAGGATAAGGCTTTTGACCCTAAAAGGACTATTTTCGAGCATTTGGGGGACGAGTATGGATGGACGATTATCGGAAAGGTAACCATACCTCTGCCCGTGATTGTTCGGGATAATGGAGGGGAATGGTATTTTTTCAGTTCTTCACGTTTAGCAGACGGGAAAACATATAAAGGATTTCATATTGCCGGGGAAGGAGCTTATGAAGGGAAGATCGTGGGGGTAGATGCTACCGGAAACGAATATCGTCCTTATGATTTTTCTATCACCAAAAACGCTTTTTCCGTGATGATTAGCGGGCTGATCACGATGTTGATCGTGTTCTCGTTAGTTCGATTTTATAAAAGGAAAAAGTTTAAGGCCCCGCGTAAGGGAATGGGTGGTCTGGAAATGATCGTCGAAATGTTATATAAAGAAGTTATTGTCAGTGTGCTAGGAAAGGAATCTAAGCGATATGCACCCTATCTGTTGACATTGTTCTTTTTTATATTCGTATCCAATATGATGGGGTTGATAGCTGTATTCCCAGGTGGGGCGAACGTGATGGGAAATATGTCAATTACGCTAGTCTTGGCATTGTGTACCTTCGTGGTGATTAATGTTTCCGGGACGAAAGAGTACTGGAAAGAGATATTTTGGCCGGATGTACCTATGGGATTGAAATGTCCGGTACCCTTATTGCCTGTTATCGAGATATTCGGAGTGTTCACGAAACCGGTGGCCTTGATGATTCGTCTTTTCGCTAATATGTTGGGAGGACACTTGATTGTGTTGGTGCTGATTTCGTTAATCTTTTTATTTAGTGTGATGGGACAGGTGGTATTGGGTGTTACAGCTGTATTTTCAGTATTGTTTGCCGTGTTTATGAACTTGATTCACGTGTTGATCGGGTTTATTCAAGCATACGTGTTTATGTTGCTTTCAACAATCTTTATCGGGTTGGCGAGAGTGAGGAAAGTTAAAAGCTAA
- the atpC gene encoding ATP synthase F1 subunit epsilon has product MILRIVSPEKVIYKGEVQMVKLPGTVGQFTVLENHAPLVSTLTPGEIIYKGVEEEKSVQICGGVVEVRDNNVVVCIN; this is encoded by the coding sequence ATGATTTTAAGAATAGTATCTCCGGAGAAAGTGATTTATAAAGGTGAGGTGCAAATGGTGAAATTGCCTGGTACGGTGGGGCAGTTTACCGTGTTGGAAAATCATGCGCCGTTAGTATCTACATTGACTCCGGGAGAAATTATCTATAAAGGGGTTGAAGAGGAAAAGAGTGTACAGATTTGCGGGGGTGTTGTGGAAGTTCGGGACAATAATGTGGTGGTTTGTATAAATTGA
- a CDS encoding sensor histidine kinase: MSIQFKIILFLSLLFFGCGKPEKRILVIHSYEENFFQYSEYNELITKNFKQKGIKTDIKTFYLDCEKYREQEEIDRINLFLNSISNWHPDIILVNEDQATYSLLKTEHKLAKSTPIVFAGVNYPNWDLIQKYPNVTGLHDKIDIIKNLEVMEELDDKKKSFTILDYTFIDKKIREDIKKHLNTDSPIISNIDEQIPQTDYETKFKDKLFLHILSARNNHLYDKDSVQIPQLSLKFLWGISKYNVQMPYLQLKYDFTTVTLANFHMTNRYSAIYEMFGCGFDFRAGYMTTLPTQVKEEVDLAAKILNGIKPQDLPIRESAKDYVVDWQVMKKLGIKQTEIPAKYQMINLPFKEHYPVAWYSIIISIITILVTLFSWLTYLYIHEMNMRRQTFYALEEERESLALAIESGNTFAWRFQNDCLQFKNSFWKSINMKNVPLSVEKFTNFIHPDYRETFKHHWQEIFIQGTHAIELLCDFTGDGYQWWELRSSTMESVSGQQRTTGLILNINEHKKREQELIEARELAENAELKQSFLANMSHEIRTPLNAIVGFSNILASDSEIQEEERTTYINTINTNSELLLKLINDILEISRIESGYMSFEYQNYSVNTLIDEVYNTHRVILPSHLQFLKETAEEDLEIYVDKNRLTQVLTNFLNNASKFTPCGYIKLGYHYLPKEQQVHIFVEDSGKGIPQAEQKMIFSRFYKQDEFAQGTGLGLSICQVIIEKLGGHIHLWSEPGKGSRFTIILNCEDPLKRKQ, from the coding sequence ATGAGTATTCAATTCAAAATTATATTATTTCTTTCACTCCTTTTCTTCGGATGTGGTAAACCGGAGAAAAGGATTCTCGTTATCCACTCGTACGAGGAAAATTTTTTTCAGTATTCCGAATACAATGAATTGATTACTAAAAACTTCAAACAGAAAGGTATAAAAACAGATATTAAAACTTTCTATCTGGATTGTGAAAAATACCGGGAACAAGAAGAAATTGATAGAATAAACCTTTTTCTGAATTCGATCTCCAACTGGCACCCGGATATTATTTTAGTTAATGAAGATCAAGCAACCTACTCGCTACTTAAAACCGAACATAAATTAGCCAAAAGTACCCCTATCGTTTTTGCCGGTGTAAATTATCCCAACTGGGACCTTATCCAAAAGTATCCCAATGTAACAGGACTTCATGACAAGATCGACATAATAAAGAACTTGGAAGTAATGGAAGAGCTGGATGATAAGAAAAAGTCTTTCACGATACTCGATTATACCTTCATCGACAAAAAAATCCGGGAAGATATAAAAAAACATCTTAATACGGACTCCCCTATCATCTCTAATATTGACGAGCAAATACCTCAAACCGATTATGAAACCAAATTCAAGGATAAACTTTTTTTACATATTCTTTCCGCCAGAAATAACCATCTCTACGACAAAGATTCTGTTCAAATTCCCCAACTCTCTCTTAAATTTCTGTGGGGAATAAGCAAATACAATGTTCAAATGCCCTACCTGCAATTAAAATATGATTTTACAACTGTCACTCTTGCAAATTTTCACATGACAAACCGATATTCAGCCATCTACGAAATGTTCGGGTGTGGGTTTGACTTTAGGGCCGGATACATGACCACGTTACCAACACAAGTGAAAGAAGAAGTTGACCTTGCAGCTAAAATACTAAACGGCATAAAACCGCAAGACTTACCTATCCGGGAAAGTGCCAAAGATTATGTCGTAGATTGGCAAGTCATGAAAAAACTAGGAATTAAACAAACAGAAATTCCTGCCAAATATCAAATGATCAATCTACCATTCAAGGAACATTATCCCGTAGCCTGGTACTCGATCATCATCAGTATAATCACGATTCTAGTCACTCTATTTAGCTGGTTGACCTATCTATACATACATGAAATGAATATGCGCCGTCAGACATTCTATGCCTTAGAAGAAGAAAGAGAATCTTTGGCATTAGCCATCGAAAGCGGTAACACATTTGCATGGAGATTTCAAAACGACTGCCTGCAATTCAAGAATTCTTTCTGGAAATCCATTAACATGAAAAATGTACCTCTATCGGTAGAAAAATTTACAAACTTTATTCACCCGGATTATCGTGAAACATTCAAACATCACTGGCAAGAAATCTTCATACAAGGTACTCATGCAATAGAACTTCTATGCGATTTCACCGGAGACGGTTATCAATGGTGGGAACTTCGTAGTAGTACAATGGAAAGCGTCTCCGGTCAACAAAGAACCACCGGATTAATATTGAATATCAATGAACATAAAAAACGAGAACAAGAATTAATAGAAGCCCGAGAATTGGCAGAAAATGCAGAATTAAAGCAATCCTTTCTAGCAAATATGAGCCACGAAATACGCACACCTCTTAATGCGATTGTGGGTTTTTCCAATATTTTGGCATCAGATTCGGAAATCCAGGAAGAAGAGAGGACAACATACATCAACACGATTAACACAAATAGCGAGTTACTTCTCAAACTCATTAACGATATATTAGAAATTTCCCGAATCGAATCCGGATATATGTCCTTCGAATACCAAAACTATTCCGTGAATACTTTAATAGATGAGGTCTACAACACACATCGGGTTATCCTCCCCTCTCATTTACAATTCCTAAAAGAAACGGCAGAAGAAGATTTGGAGATATACGTGGATAAAAATCGTTTAACTCAAGTTCTCACGAATTTCTTAAACAATGCCAGTAAATTCACCCCCTGCGGGTATATCAAACTAGGTTACCATTATTTACCGAAAGAACAACAAGTTCATATATTCGTGGAAGATAGTGGGAAAGGCATCCCTCAGGCCGAACAAAAAATGATATTCAGCCGTTTTTACAAGCAAGATGAATTTGCACAAGGTACCGGTTTAGGATTATCTATTTGCCAAGTGATTATTGAAAAACTTGGTGGGCATATTCATCTTTGGTCCGAACCCGGTAAAGGCAGCCGTTTCACCATTATCCTCAATTGCGAAGATCCATTAAAACGGAAACAATAA
- the atpE gene encoding ATP synthase F0 subunit C: MESLILLEVAAAGLSLAKIGACVGAGLAAIAAGIGIGKIGSSAMDAIARQPEETNNIRTNMIVIAALIEGVALFAIIVCLLALFV; this comes from the coding sequence ATGGAAAGTTTGATTTTATTGGAAGTAGCAGCAGCCGGGTTAAGTCTGGCTAAGATAGGTGCATGTGTTGGAGCTGGTTTGGCAGCTATTGCTGCAGGTATTGGTATCGGTAAGATCGGTTCTTCGGCGATGGATGCTATTGCCCGTCAGCCGGAAGAGACTAACAATATCAGAACCAATATGATCGTGATTGCGGCTTTGATCGAGGGTGTTGCTCTTTTCGCAATTATCGTTTGTTTATTAGCATTGTTTGTATAA
- a CDS encoding SLC13 family permease has translation MGITLIILALSAFFFVNGKIRSDVVALCALVLLILCGILTPEEALSGFSNSIVIMMVGLFVVGGAIFQTGLAKMISSKILQLAGKSELKLFILIMLVTSAIGAFVSNTGTVALMLPIVVSMAVSANVSPSRFLMPLAFASSMGGMATLIGTPPNLVIQNTLLEGGFEGLSFFSFTPVGIICVLIGIVVLIPLSRIFLVKKGEKKTEKKARKKSLKDLAYEYQIAQNLFRVGVKSDSTFRGKTLAELNITGKYNVTILEIRRESKSQNPFMKTIDQELAGPNTSLQTGDVLYVLGAFAQIELLTKDNNLDLLDTHTAEVSEEKVPRDMVFGEIGIAEVLLMPNSQLINRAVKDSGFREKYNINILGIQRGGKYLLQDLKDEKMHSGDALLVQGTWKDIARLNEMQSEWVVVGQPLAEAAKVTLDHKAPIAATIMILMIVAMVFDSIPVAPVAAVIVAALLMVLTGCLRNVEDAYKTINWESIVLIAAMLPMSLALEKTGASAMISSGLVSYLGDFGPIILLAGIYFTTSLLTMFISNTATAVLLAPIALKAALDIGVSPYPFLFAVTVAASMCFASPFSTPPNALVMSAGKYTFMDYVKVGLPLQVIMGIVMVVVLPLLFPF, from the coding sequence ATGGGTATAACGCTGATTATTTTAGCATTATCTGCTTTCTTTTTTGTAAATGGAAAAATTCGGTCTGATGTAGTTGCGCTTTGTGCGTTGGTACTTTTGATACTATGTGGTATATTAACCCCGGAGGAGGCGCTTTCTGGTTTTTCTAATTCCATCGTGATTATGATGGTGGGGTTGTTCGTGGTGGGAGGTGCCATATTTCAAACCGGATTGGCTAAAATGATCAGTAGTAAAATACTTCAATTGGCAGGTAAGAGCGAGTTGAAGCTTTTTATTTTAATCATGTTGGTTACTTCTGCCATCGGTGCGTTTGTGAGTAACACGGGAACCGTGGCTCTGATGTTACCGATTGTAGTCAGTATGGCGGTTAGTGCGAATGTTAGTCCTAGCCGATTTTTGATGCCTTTGGCATTTGCGAGCAGTATGGGAGGAATGGCGACGCTGATAGGTACTCCGCCTAACCTTGTGATTCAAAATACTTTGTTAGAGGGTGGATTTGAGGGGTTGTCATTTTTTTCGTTTACTCCGGTTGGAATTATTTGCGTGTTGATTGGAATTGTTGTGTTGATACCTTTAAGTCGGATATTTCTGGTTAAGAAGGGCGAGAAGAAGACGGAGAAAAAAGCACGGAAAAAATCACTAAAAGATTTGGCCTATGAATACCAGATTGCTCAGAATCTGTTCCGGGTAGGAGTGAAATCGGACTCTACATTTCGAGGAAAGACATTGGCCGAATTGAATATAACCGGGAAATATAACGTCACAATTTTGGAAATCCGGCGAGAATCAAAGTCTCAGAATCCTTTTATGAAGACGATTGATCAAGAGCTGGCAGGCCCCAATACTTCCTTGCAGACAGGTGACGTGTTGTATGTTTTGGGTGCTTTTGCTCAAATTGAATTATTGACGAAAGATAATAATTTAGATTTATTGGATACACATACGGCGGAAGTTTCGGAAGAAAAAGTTCCCCGGGATATGGTGTTCGGGGAGATCGGTATTGCCGAGGTTTTATTGATGCCGAATTCTCAATTGATCAATCGAGCTGTAAAAGATTCTGGTTTTCGGGAAAAATACAATATTAACATATTGGGAATCCAGCGGGGAGGAAAGTATCTTTTACAGGATTTGAAGGATGAAAAGATGCATTCGGGGGATGCTTTGTTGGTACAGGGGACGTGGAAAGATATTGCCCGGTTGAATGAAATGCAATCGGAATGGGTTGTTGTCGGTCAACCACTGGCAGAGGCCGCAAAAGTGACATTGGATCACAAAGCCCCGATTGCGGCAACGATTATGATCCTAATGATTGTTGCGATGGTTTTCGATTCCATTCCCGTGGCTCCCGTGGCTGCCGTGATTGTTGCTGCTTTATTGATGGTATTGACCGGATGTTTACGTAACGTGGAAGATGCCTACAAAACGATTAATTGGGAAAGTATCGTGTTGATTGCAGCCATGTTGCCAATGTCGTTAGCATTGGAGAAAACGGGGGCATCAGCTATGATTTCATCCGGTTTGGTCAGTTATTTGGGTGATTTCGGGCCTATTATCCTATTGGCGGGGATTTACTTTACAACTTCGTTGTTAACCATGTTTATCAGTAATACGGCGACAGCAGTCCTTTTAGCTCCGATAGCCTTGAAAGCTGCACTAGATATTGGAGTAAGTCCTTATCCATTCCTATTTGCTGTGACAGTAGCAGCAAGTATGTGTTTTGCATCTCCTTTCTCGACACCGCCTAATGCTCTGGTGATGTCTGCCGGGAAGTACACGTTTATGGATTACGTGAAGGTTGGTTTACCTTTGCAGGTGATTATGGGTATCGTGATGGTTGTTGTGTTGCCTTTATTGTTTCCGTTTTAA
- the atpG gene encoding ATP synthase F1 subunit gamma: MASTRELKGRISSVHSSQKITGAMKMISSARLRKSENALNHARPYMEQLQNILDHIASEINDYQSPLSLDRPVQRVAIVIFAANEGLCGAFNLLLYKKLLETLKEYDGKVKSPISVYPVGRKLVNDIKRTRGVEVMPIPDLFEKKQYAEGATALADELIRRFLEKDVDRVEVIYAHYKSMGTQIISREQLLPWVPQETKALSDKERNKVYIYEPDCEEILETIYPLVIHSTMYRYLLENQTSEQASRILSMQMANDNAIKLLKNLQLEYNKLRQQNITAELMDIVGGSIE; encoded by the coding sequence ATGGCATCAACACGTGAATTGAAAGGAAGGATAAGTTCGGTACATTCTTCTCAAAAGATAACCGGAGCCATGAAGATGATCTCTTCTGCCCGGTTAAGGAAGTCTGAGAATGCATTGAATCATGCCCGTCCTTACATGGAACAGTTGCAAAATATACTGGATCATATTGCAAGTGAAATTAATGATTATCAGTCTCCGTTGAGTCTGGATCGTCCGGTTCAACGGGTCGCAATTGTTATTTTTGCTGCCAATGAAGGTTTATGTGGCGCTTTTAACCTGCTATTATACAAGAAATTATTGGAGACATTAAAAGAGTATGATGGTAAGGTTAAATCGCCTATTTCCGTTTATCCCGTGGGGAGAAAGCTCGTGAATGATATAAAACGGACGAGGGGGGTGGAGGTTATGCCGATCCCCGATCTTTTCGAAAAAAAACAATATGCAGAAGGAGCAACGGCATTGGCAGATGAATTAATTCGTCGTTTTTTGGAGAAGGATGTGGATCGGGTCGAAGTTATTTATGCTCATTATAAGAGTATGGGAACACAGATCATTAGTCGGGAGCAGTTACTTCCGTGGGTACCTCAGGAAACGAAAGCTCTTTCGGATAAAGAACGAAATAAAGTATATATTTACGAGCCGGATTGCGAAGAGATATTGGAGACGATTTATCCGTTGGTTATCCATTCCACGATGTATCGGTACTTACTGGAAAATCAGACTTCTGAACAGGCCTCTCGTATCTTGTCTATGCAAATGGCAAATGATAATGCTATTAAGTTGTTGAAAAACTTGCAATTGGAATACAATAAGTTGAGACAACAGAATATTACGGCCGAGTTGATGGACATTGTGGGTGGGTCGATAGAGTGA
- the atpF gene encoding F0F1 ATP synthase subunit B: protein MSLFTPEFGLVFWMLVVFLILFGILAKYAWPAIVRMMDERADFIDKGVEYAREAKRDREKAQEDAKDLLTEARKQQLEVLQQTERLKREMIAEARKAAENEAKQVREAANLSIEQAKREAELQLRKQVASLSLQVAEKVMRKDLATDKNQMELIGKLLNELENKE from the coding sequence ATGTCATTATTTACACCGGAATTCGGATTAGTGTTTTGGATGCTGGTTGTCTTTTTGATTCTTTTCGGCATTCTGGCAAAATACGCCTGGCCGGCTATTGTCCGGATGATGGACGAGCGGGCTGATTTTATTGATAAAGGCGTAGAGTATGCCCGGGAGGCTAAAAGAGATCGCGAAAAGGCGCAAGAGGATGCCAAAGATTTGTTGACGGAAGCCCGTAAGCAACAATTAGAGGTATTGCAGCAGACAGAACGGCTGAAACGGGAGATGATAGCGGAAGCCCGAAAAGCGGCAGAAAACGAGGCAAAACAAGTGAGGGAAGCTGCCAACTTGTCGATAGAACAGGCAAAACGGGAAGCAGAATTACAATTGCGTAAACAAGTGGCATCTTTGTCTTTGCAAGTTGCAGAGAAAGTGATGCGTAAGGACTTGGCTACCGATAAGAACCAGATGGAACTGATCGGTAAGTTGTTGAACGAGCTTGAGAATAAAGAGTAA
- a CDS encoding F0F1 ATP synthase subunit delta, producing the protein MDEGLIARRYAKAVFRYAQELNAADAVYEKMKLFEKNYIAHPDLQKALLNPLLSPEDKEMLLSTAIGIEPGEAYIKGIRLLIRNHREMYVRSICLMFQKIYRAANGIIRVKIITAMELSDETMDKIKEFVRRHTDKTIEFVHKVDPSIIGGFILQIGSRQLDASLMKELKEMSLQFGFLDYK; encoded by the coding sequence ATGGACGAAGGATTGATTGCTCGAAGGTATGCAAAGGCCGTGTTTCGATACGCGCAGGAGTTAAATGCTGCTGATGCAGTGTATGAGAAGATGAAATTATTCGAGAAAAATTATATCGCTCATCCCGACTTGCAGAAAGCTTTGTTAAATCCGTTGTTATCACCCGAGGATAAGGAAATGCTGCTCTCCACGGCTATCGGGATAGAACCGGGAGAGGCATACATCAAGGGTATTCGTTTGTTGATAAGAAACCACCGGGAAATGTATGTCAGGTCAATTTGCCTGATGTTTCAGAAGATTTACCGGGCTGCAAACGGGATTATCCGGGTGAAGATCATCACGGCGATGGAGTTGTCGGACGAGACGATGGATAAGATCAAAGAGTTCGTGCGGCGTCATACTGATAAGACAATAGAGTTTGTCCATAAGGTTGATCCCTCGATTATCGGAGGTTTTATATTACAGATTGGATCCCGGCAACTAGATGCCTCACTGATGAAAGAGCTGAAGGAGATGAGTCTCCAGTTTGGATTTTTAGATTATAAATGA
- the atpD gene encoding F0F1 ATP synthase subunit beta — protein MTQKVGYVTQVIGPVVDVIFEGGGVDLPPIYEALEIERENGSKLIVEVEQHVGEDTVRCVAMDTTDGLYRGMKVLDLGRTLTMPMGDQIKGRLLNVTGDAIDYLAPLDYKETSSIHREAPKFEDLSIKEELLLTGIKVIDLLEPYSKGGKIGLFGGAGVGKTVLIMEMINNIAKGHNGYSVFAGVGERTREGNDLLREMIESGVINYGDKFKEEMAKGKWDLESVDMEKVSQSQATLVFGQMNEPPGARLRVALSGLTVAEMFRDSNAGGKEILFFIDNIFRFTQAGSEVSALLGRMPSAVGYQPTLASEMGKLQERITSTKNGSITSIQAIYVPADDLTDPAPATTFSFLDATTVLSRKITELGIYPAVDPLESSSRILDPAIVGEEHYQTAQRVVELLQHYNELQDIIAILGVDELSDSDKIVVARARRAQRFLSQPFHVAEQFTGIPGVMVPLEETIRGFKMILDGDMDEYPEQAFMNTGTIDDVIKKGKEMIEQAKKRN, from the coding sequence ATGACACAGAAAGTCGGATACGTGACACAAGTGATTGGTCCTGTTGTGGACGTCATTTTTGAAGGTGGAGGGGTTGACTTACCTCCTATTTACGAGGCTCTGGAGATTGAGAGGGAGAATGGCTCGAAGTTGATTGTCGAGGTGGAACAACACGTGGGAGAAGATACAGTGCGTTGTGTAGCAATGGATACAACCGACGGTTTATATCGCGGTATGAAGGTTTTGGATTTAGGACGGACCTTGACGATGCCCATGGGGGACCAGATAAAGGGACGTTTGTTGAACGTGACAGGTGATGCTATCGACTACCTAGCCCCATTGGATTACAAAGAAACGAGTTCTATACATCGAGAGGCACCGAAATTTGAAGATTTGTCTATTAAGGAGGAATTGCTGCTTACGGGAATTAAGGTGATCGATCTGTTGGAACCTTATTCTAAAGGAGGAAAGATCGGTCTGTTCGGGGGTGCCGGAGTTGGTAAAACTGTGTTAATCATGGAGATGATTAATAATATTGCTAAAGGACATAATGGATATTCTGTGTTTGCCGGGGTTGGAGAACGTACCCGGGAAGGGAACGATTTGTTGCGGGAGATGATAGAATCGGGGGTTATCAACTATGGTGACAAGTTTAAGGAGGAGATGGCAAAGGGGAAGTGGGATTTGGAGAGCGTGGACATGGAGAAGGTGAGCCAGTCGCAGGCAACATTGGTTTTCGGACAGATGAATGAACCTCCCGGGGCTCGTTTACGAGTGGCTTTGTCCGGGTTGACGGTTGCGGAAATGTTTCGGGATTCGAATGCTGGTGGAAAAGAAATTTTGTTCTTTATTGATAATATTTTCCGTTTCACGCAAGCCGGGTCGGAGGTTTCGGCCCTGTTGGGACGTATGCCGTCAGCAGTGGGTTATCAGCCGACATTGGCATCGGAGATGGGTAAGTTACAAGAACGTATTACTTCTACGAAGAATGGTTCAATTACTTCTATTCAGGCCATTTATGTTCCGGCAGATGACTTGACAGATCCCGCACCGGCCACAACGTTCAGCTTCTTGGACGCCACGACGGTGTTGAGTCGTAAGATCACCGAATTGGGTATTTATCCGGCGGTAGATCCATTGGAATCTTCTTCGCGTATTCTTGATCCGGCAATTGTTGGAGAAGAACATTATCAAACCGCGCAAAGAGTGGTCGAATTATTGCAGCATTACAACGAGTTGCAGGATATTATTGCAATTTTGGGTGTTGATGAATTATCTGATTCGGATAAAATCGTGGTGGCACGGGCTCGTCGGGCGCAACGTTTCTTATCGCAACCTTTCCACGTGGCAGAACAGTTCACCGGAATTCCCGGGGTTATGGTTCCATTGGAAGAAACGATTCGCGGTTTCAAGATGATTCTCGATGGGGATATGGATGAATATCCGGAGCAGGCATTTATGAATACCGGAACCATTGATGATGTGATCAAGAAAGGGAAAGAGATGATTGAACAAGCGAAGAAAAGAAATTAG
- the atpA gene encoding F0F1 ATP synthase subunit alpha, with translation MLKANEISDILEMQLKEVDTKMAFEEVGTVMEVGDGVAHVFGLDNVQANELLEFENGVRGVAMNLEEDNVGVILMNAGDRVKENYTVKRTGSIASVKVGEGLLGRVVNTLGEPIDGAGPIEGELIQLPLERKAPGVIYRQPVKEPLQTGIKAIDSMVPIGRGQRELIIGDRQTGKTSIAVDTILNQKRNFDNGDPIYCIYVAIGQKASSVAMLVNTLQDRGAMQYTVVVAANASDSAAMRYYAPFAGATIGEYFRDSGRHALVVYDDLSKQAVAYREISLILRRPSGREAYPGDIFYLHSRLLERAARIISSDEMAQTMNDLPDVLKPTAKGGGSLTALPIIETQAGDVSAYIPTNVISITDGQIFLEAGLFNEGVRPAINVGISVSRVGGNAQVKAMKKIAGTLKIDQAQYRELEAFSKFGGDMDSVTEMVIDKGRKNAQLLIQPQHAPMPVEEEIAVIYCGTQGLLRNVELKHIAEFEKMFLEILRSKYQKEILEPLREGVLDENVSKLLEEVATEVGQTFN, from the coding sequence ATGTTGAAAGCGAATGAAATATCAGATATTTTAGAAATGCAACTCAAGGAGGTCGATACGAAGATGGCTTTCGAAGAGGTGGGAACCGTGATGGAGGTTGGTGACGGGGTGGCCCACGTGTTCGGGTTGGATAATGTGCAGGCTAACGAGTTGCTGGAATTTGAGAACGGGGTTCGTGGAGTTGCAATGAACTTGGAGGAAGATAATGTGGGAGTGATTCTGATGAATGCCGGTGATCGGGTGAAGGAAAATTACACGGTGAAACGTACGGGAAGTATTGCTTCCGTGAAGGTGGGTGAGGGATTGCTTGGACGGGTTGTCAACACGCTGGGTGAACCTATCGACGGAGCCGGACCCATTGAAGGGGAATTAATACAGTTACCGTTGGAACGTAAGGCTCCGGGGGTAATCTATCGTCAACCGGTGAAAGAACCGTTACAGACAGGGATCAAGGCGATTGATTCCATGGTACCGATCGGACGGGGACAGCGGGAGCTGATCATCGGAGACCGTCAGACCGGAAAGACATCTATTGCCGTGGATACGATTTTGAACCAGAAAAGAAATTTCGATAACGGTGATCCGATTTATTGTATTTACGTGGCTATTGGTCAGAAAGCATCATCTGTAGCCATGTTGGTGAACACGTTGCAGGATAGAGGTGCGATGCAGTACACGGTCGTTGTTGCGGCAAACGCATCCGACTCGGCAGCTATGCGTTATTATGCACCCTTTGCGGGAGCGACGATCGGGGAGTATTTTCGGGACAGTGGTCGTCACGCATTAGTCGTGTATGATGACCTTTCCAAACAGGCTGTCGCTTATCGTGAGATTTCTTTGATTTTGCGTCGTCCTTCTGGGCGTGAGGCTTATCCGGGAGATATATTCTATTTACATTCTCGTTTGTTGGAACGGGCAGCGCGAATTATATCCAGTGATGAGATGGCACAGACGATGAATGATTTGCCGGATGTGTTGAAACCCACTGCCAAAGGAGGTGGTTCATTAACCGCATTGCCGATTATCGAGACTCAGGCAGGAGACGTGTCGGCGTATATTCCGACCAACGTTATTTCTATCACGGACGGGCAGATTTTCCTTGAGGCCGGATTGTTCAACGAAGGGGTACGTCCCGCGATTAACGTAGGTATCTCTGTATCTCGTGTCGGTGGTAATGCCCAAGTGAAAGCTATGAAGAAGATTGCCGGAACATTGAAGATCGATCAGGCCCAGTACCGGGAATTGGAGGCCTTCTCTAAGTTTGGAGGAGACATGGATTCTGTGACGGAGATGGTGATCGATAAAGGGCGTAAGAACGCTCAGTTATTGATTCAGCCCCAGCATGCACCGATGCCCGTGGAGGAAGAGATTGCCGTGATTTATTGCGGTACACAAGGGTTGTTGCGTAACGTGGAGTTGAAACATATAGCCGAGTTTGAGAAGATGTTCTTGGAGATATTGCGATCCAAATACCAAAAAGAGATTTTGGAGCCATTGCGGGAGGGGGTTCTGGATGAAAATGTATCTAAATTATTAGAAGAAGTAGCCACGGAAGTGGGGCAGACTTTTAATTAG